In the Lepisosteus oculatus isolate fLepOcu1 chromosome 6, fLepOcu1.hap2, whole genome shotgun sequence genome, one interval contains:
- the LOC102690480 gene encoding centrosome and spindle pole-associated protein 1 isoform X4 produces MDDELEMFLEEQKAKVAREKASLEHDPPYMEIKTKADNVYNSAIKENIPPYKWSSPQKPQNEHGKDETYGLSLPLGEDYERKKHKLKQELRQDYRRYMAQKKNNSSGETDVNAQGLSLPIGERRSAKDRLRSERNKEYNQFLRGQQEHSTLKREAKDLSQDEDRDVERAGAPKVPPELLPEVYLSPRAPVLRENPPPRRDAATFTEDLGAPMRGRRQGEGRSRRMEEEHEIRERRPRLIRLDPGSDEDFQHYLDSDEEPPELQARRRHRLREEPGIVEKRQRRVYYRPERDMPRLRDRRIDDYDDYPEMDHYVQRHRNENRVYREKRDKEAPIAYEEDYKERLNRKPLSAASKPKLQAPSPVKPSERSKSAAHKDEAEFATGLMIGAADADLALQKRKERYRQELQAQMAEQQRNKIREKELELRVAATGATDPEKQPDRIKQFGAVSRDYDSKRRDVPYRPGQGLNGFSLDTSRRPREEKAPPDPEERAPPERPRVAFQSPILDYSAALGALSAGGGGVGAAGLQGSAAAPLSEDFHRGIPSTLGEIVAPRIASVPPPPPPPTLTDTYRTPYDEAYYYYGARNPLDPSLAYYGPGALGVQPIPVVNPHSGVQLLNPQSHLGTGTQLTGQGKSTSGIGIFPVEKPRQPKDSMLSYQEALKQQIQEQQERKRREKEEKERYESKLEAEMKAYDPWGRGGGGAPLKDDRGNLITDLNRMHKSNEEAYTNPEARDKRAVVSVSRNVATPRDEARAPSAHRISGFSFAHTSPFARGNVFAEVPTPQQLHEQDKYKDYLKQQIEEKRRKQAEERERLRLEEEKEEKRLAEQRAKIQREYEEELERKKQKELEQKLKNEELVQQAEERRQEAERKKREAEEKERESLQREQYERERQARLEEVPRQPSPPIPALQKRMSSQQTPRPPSIDSRHSTAVSERSQSGARSPPVPARRNQLRAAEDQQGVISELSVLRKQLRSEQRRLEGQLLHLDHEDLDTPLSGRRRDKAQVDVFDMARLRMQAPVRRPSTRALEPMNIQNIREFNQLKYRGNESREEVRQAYPDPPSDDRGLEIQQQALLREQQRRINSLRRRGGTDDFEFSHAGHQKHHLRMDSAAKPLRGSLLESESAFIGTAGETVAVLPDTDQSTRQLSARERRRQHKKMDFDPDKGAPRELRDPAAEADAYSLASLNMDQLRDRNERRMRRLEDLSHQSWRTGEASADETDDILKQVSPTDRDRPYSVETVATEPWLRPGTSDTLKRFMAGQTRRERPPSANSLALNWEGPSTSHG; encoded by the exons ATGGATGATGAACTCGAAATGTTTCTTGAAGAGCAGAAGGCTAAGGTGGCTCGAGAAAAGGCCAGTCTGGAACACGATCCACCTTATATGGAAATAAAG acaaaGGCTGACAATGTGTACAACTCTGCGATTAAGGAAAATATTCCTCCTTACAAGTGGTCCTCGCCACAGAAACCTCAGAACGAGCATGGAAAAG ATGAGACCTATGGCTTGAGTTTGCCGCTCGGTGAAGATTATGAGAGAAAGAAGCATAAGCTAAAACAAGAGCTGCGTCAGGATTACAGGCGCTATATGGCTCAG aaaaaaaataacagtagcGGGGAGACGGATGTGAACGCCCAGGGCCTTTCACTACCAATTGGCGAAAGAAGATCTGCAAAG GACCGATTGCGAAGTGAAAGAAACAAGGAGTATAATCAGTTTCTCAGGGGACAGCAGGAGCACAGCACATTGAAGCGAGAAGCAAAGGACTTGTCTCAG GATGAGGACAGAGATGTCGAGCGCGCTGGTGCTCCGAAGGTCCCACCTGAACTGTTGCCCGAGGTGTACCTGAGCCCGAGAGCCCCCGTGCTGCGCGAGAACCCCCCCCCGCGGAGAGACGCTGCCACCTTCACGGAGGACTTGGGGGCCCCGATGAGGGGCCGGAGGCAGGGGGAGGGCAGGAGCCGCCGCATGGAAGAGGAGCACGAAATCCGGGAAAGGAGGCCCCGGCTCATCAGGCTCGACCCCGGCTCCGACGAGGACTTTCAGCACTACCTCGACTCCGATGAAGAGCCTCCCGAACTCCAGGCGCGAAGACGGCACAGGCTGAGGGAAGAGCCTGGCATCGTGGAGAAAAGGCAGCGCCGAGTTTACTACAGACCAGAGAG AGACATGCCAAGGCTCAGAGACAGAAGAATTGATGACTATGATGATTATCCAGAAATGGATCACTATGTTCAGCGacacagaaatgaaaacag AGTGTACAGGGAGAAAAGGGACAAAGAAGCTCCAATTGCTTATGAAGAAGATTACAAGGAGAGGTTGAATAGGAAACCCCTTTCAGCTGCATCTAAACCAaa ACTGCAAGCACCATCACCTGTCAAGCCCAGTGAAAGATCAAAGTCAGCTGCTCATAAAGACGAAGCAGAGTTTGCGACAGGATTGATGATCG GAGCTGCAGATGCAGATCTTGCTCTTCAGAAACGGAAAGAGCGATACAGACAGGAGCTGCAGGCACAGATGGCAGAGCAGCAACGAAACAAGATAAG GGAAAAGGAACTGGAGCTCAGAGTTGCAGCTACTGGTGCCACTGACCCAGAGAAACAG CCGGATCGAATCAAGCAGTTTGGGGCTGTGAGCCGAGACTACGACAGCAAGAGGAGAGACGTCCCCTATCGTCCAGGGCAGGGCCTGAACGGATTCAGCCTTGACACGAGCCGGAGGCCTCGTGAGGAAAAGGCCCCCCCTGACCCCGAAGAGAGGGCCCCTCCTGAGAGGCCGCGGGTCGCTTTCCAGTCCCCCATCTTAGACTACAGCGCCGCCCTGGGGGCTCTgtctgctggaggaggtggCGTGGGGGCTGCCGGGCTGCAAGGCAGTGCAGCTGCTCCTCTCAGTGAAGACTTTCACAGAGGGATCCCCAGCACTCTTGGAGAAATAGTTGCACCCAG AATTGCAAGcgtccctcctcctcctcctccccccacaCTGACGGACACTTACAGAACGCCTTATGATGAGGCCTATTACTACTATGGAGCTAGGAACCCACTGGACCCCAGCCTGGCATATT ATGGACCTGGGGCATTGGGTGTCCAGCCTATACCTGTAGTGAACCCTCATTCTGGGGTGCAACTGCTGAACCCACAAAGCCACCTTGGGACTGGAACACA ACTAACAGGGCAAGGTAAATCTACATCTGGAATTGGCATTTTTCCAGTGGAGAAGCCCAGACAGCCGAAAGACAGCATGTTAAGTTACCAGGAGGCTCTGAAACAACAG ATCCAAGAGCAGCAGGAACGcaagaggagagagaaagaagagaaagagcGCTATGAATCCAAGCTGGAAGCAGAGATGAAGGCCTATGACCCCTGGGgcagaggaggagggggagccCCTCTTAAAGACGACCGGGGGAACCTCATCA CTGATCTGAATAGAATGCACAAGTCCAACGAAGAGGCGTACACAAACCCTGAGGCTCGCGACAAGAGAGCTGTGGTGTCTGTCAGCAGGAACGTAGCAACGCCCAGAGACGAAGCTCGAGCCCCCTCCGCACATCGAATATCGG GTTTTTCTTTTGCCCACACGTCACCCTTCGCTCGAGGCAATGTGTTTGCAGAGGTCCCCACCCCCCAGCAGCTCCATGAGCAAGACAAATACAAGGACTACCTCAAACAACAG ATCGAGGAAAAGCGGCGTAAGCAAGCGGAGGAGCGCGAGAGGCTCCGGctggaggaagagaaggaggaGAAGCGTCTGGCAGAGCAGAGGGCGAAGATCCAGAGGGAGTacgaggaggagctggagaggaaaaagcaaaaagagCTGGAG CAAAAGCTGAAGAACGAGGAGCTGGTGCAGCAGGCGGAGGAGCGCCGCCAGGAGGCCGAGCGGAAGAAGCGCGAGGCggaggagaaggagagagaatCTCTGCAGCGAGAGCAgtacgagagggagagacaggctAGACTGGAGGAG GTCCCACGGCAGCCATCTCCTCCGATTCCAGCCTTGCAGAAGAGGATGAGCTCCCAGCAGACTCCCAGACCCCCGTCTATCGACAGCCGCCACTCGACCGCTGTGTCT GAACGCTCGCAATCGGGCGCTCGCTCCCCGCCAGTGCCCGCCAGGAGGAACCAGCTGCGAGCAGCAG aggaccagcagggggtgatCAGCGAGCTGTCGGTCCTGAGGAAGCAGCTGCGCAGTGAGCAGCGCCGGCTCGAGGGGCAGCTCCTGCATCTGGACCACGAGGATCTGGACACGCCTTTGTCTGGCAG GCGCAGAGACAAGGCGCAGGTGGATGTGTTTGACATGGCCAGACTGCGCATGCAAGCTCCTGTCCGGAGACCGTCCACCAGAGCGCTCGAGCCCATGAACATCCAGAACATCAGGGAATTCAACCAGCTCAAATACAGAGGCAA CGAGTCCCGGGAAGAGGTGCGCCAGGCGTACCCCGACCCCCCCAGCGACGACCGCGGCCTGGAGATCCAGCAGCAGGCCCTTCTCCGCGAACAGCAAAGGAGGATCAACTCgctgaggaggagaggaggcacTG ACGATTTTGAATTCTCTCATGCGGGACATCAAAAACATCACTTG AGAATGGACTCTGCAGCAAAGCCCTTGAGAGGATCACTGTTAGAATCCGAGAGTGCTTTCATTG GTACCGCTGGAGAGACGGTCGCAGTGCTGCCAGACACTGACCAGAGCACACGGCAACTGTCTGCAAGGGAGCGCAGGAGACAACACAAGAAGATGGACTTTGATCCT GATAAGGGGGCGCCCAGAGAGCTGAGAGACCCTGCAGCGGAGGCAGACGCATACTCTCTGGCCAGCCTCAATATGGACCAGCTCAGGGATCGCAACGAGCGCAGGATGAGACGCCTGGAGGACCTGAGCCATCAGAGCTGGAGGACTG
- the LOC102690480 gene encoding centrosome and spindle pole-associated protein 1 isoform X1, translating into MDDELEMFLEEQKAKVAREKASLEHDPPYMEIKTKADNVYNSAIKENIPPYKWSSPQKPQNEHGKDETYGLSLPLGEDYERKKHKLKQELRQDYRRYMAQELTRGRRKKKNNSSGETDVNAQGLSLPIGERRSAKDRLRSERNKEYNQFLRGQQEHSTLKREAKDLSQDEDRDVERAGAPKVPPELLPEVYLSPRAPVLRENPPPRRDAATFTEDLGAPMRGRRQGEGRSRRMEEEHEIRERRPRLIRLDPGSDEDFQHYLDSDEEPPELQARRRHRLREEPGIVEKRQRRVYYRPERDMPRLRDRRIDDYDDYPEMDHYVQRHRNENRVYREKRDKEAPIAYEEDYKERLNRKPLSAASKPKLQAPSPVKPSERSKSAAHKDEAEFATGLMIGAADADLALQKRKERYRQELQAQMAEQQRNKIREKELELRVAATGATDPEKQQDQEEPDRIKQFGAVSRDYDSKRRDVPYRPGQGLNGFSLDTSRRPREEKAPPDPEERAPPERPRVAFQSPILDYSAALGALSAGGGGVGAAGLQGSAAAPLSEDFHRGIPSTLGEIVAPRIASVPPPPPPPTLTDTYRTPYDEAYYYYGARNPLDPSLAYYGPGALGVQPIPVVNPHSGVQLLNPQSHLGTGTQLTGQGKSTSGIGIFPVEKPRQPKDSMLSYQEALKQQIQEQQERKRREKEEKERYESKLEAEMKAYDPWGRGGGGAPLKDDRGNLITDLNRMHKSNEEAYTNPEARDKRAVVSVSRNVATPRDEARAPSAHRISGFSFAHTSPFARGNVFAEVPTPQQLHEQDKYKDYLKQQIEEKRRKQAEERERLRLEEEKEEKRLAEQRAKIQREYEEELERKKQKELEQKLKNEELVQQAEERRQEAERKKREAEEKERESLQREQYERERQARLEEVPRQPSPPIPALQKRMSSQQTPRPPSIDSRHSTAVSERSQSGARSPPVPARRNQLRAAEDQQGVISELSVLRKQLRSEQRRLEGQLLHLDHEDLDTPLSGRRRDKAQVDVFDMARLRMQAPVRRPSTRALEPMNIQNIREFNQLKYRGNESREEVRQAYPDPPSDDRGLEIQQQALLREQQRRINSLRRRGGTDDFEFSHAGHQKHHLRMDSAAKPLRGSLLESESAFIGTAGETVAVLPDTDQSTRQLSARERRRQHKKMDFDPDKGAPRELRDPAAEADAYSLASLNMDQLRDRNERRMRRLEDLSHQSWRTGEASADETDDILKQVSPTDRDRPYSVETVATEPWLRPGTSDTLKRFMAGQTRRERPPSANSLALNWEGPSTSHG; encoded by the exons ATGGATGATGAACTCGAAATGTTTCTTGAAGAGCAGAAGGCTAAGGTGGCTCGAGAAAAGGCCAGTCTGGAACACGATCCACCTTATATGGAAATAAAG acaaaGGCTGACAATGTGTACAACTCTGCGATTAAGGAAAATATTCCTCCTTACAAGTGGTCCTCGCCACAGAAACCTCAGAACGAGCATGGAAAAG ATGAGACCTATGGCTTGAGTTTGCCGCTCGGTGAAGATTATGAGAGAAAGAAGCATAAGCTAAAACAAGAGCTGCGTCAGGATTACAGGCGCTATATGGCTCAG GAATTAACTCGAGGTAGAAGAAAG aaaaaaaataacagtagcGGGGAGACGGATGTGAACGCCCAGGGCCTTTCACTACCAATTGGCGAAAGAAGATCTGCAAAG GACCGATTGCGAAGTGAAAGAAACAAGGAGTATAATCAGTTTCTCAGGGGACAGCAGGAGCACAGCACATTGAAGCGAGAAGCAAAGGACTTGTCTCAG GATGAGGACAGAGATGTCGAGCGCGCTGGTGCTCCGAAGGTCCCACCTGAACTGTTGCCCGAGGTGTACCTGAGCCCGAGAGCCCCCGTGCTGCGCGAGAACCCCCCCCCGCGGAGAGACGCTGCCACCTTCACGGAGGACTTGGGGGCCCCGATGAGGGGCCGGAGGCAGGGGGAGGGCAGGAGCCGCCGCATGGAAGAGGAGCACGAAATCCGGGAAAGGAGGCCCCGGCTCATCAGGCTCGACCCCGGCTCCGACGAGGACTTTCAGCACTACCTCGACTCCGATGAAGAGCCTCCCGAACTCCAGGCGCGAAGACGGCACAGGCTGAGGGAAGAGCCTGGCATCGTGGAGAAAAGGCAGCGCCGAGTTTACTACAGACCAGAGAG AGACATGCCAAGGCTCAGAGACAGAAGAATTGATGACTATGATGATTATCCAGAAATGGATCACTATGTTCAGCGacacagaaatgaaaacag AGTGTACAGGGAGAAAAGGGACAAAGAAGCTCCAATTGCTTATGAAGAAGATTACAAGGAGAGGTTGAATAGGAAACCCCTTTCAGCTGCATCTAAACCAaa ACTGCAAGCACCATCACCTGTCAAGCCCAGTGAAAGATCAAAGTCAGCTGCTCATAAAGACGAAGCAGAGTTTGCGACAGGATTGATGATCG GAGCTGCAGATGCAGATCTTGCTCTTCAGAAACGGAAAGAGCGATACAGACAGGAGCTGCAGGCACAGATGGCAGAGCAGCAACGAAACAAGATAAG GGAAAAGGAACTGGAGCTCAGAGTTGCAGCTACTGGTGCCACTGACCCAGAGAAACAG cAAGACCAGGAAGAG CCGGATCGAATCAAGCAGTTTGGGGCTGTGAGCCGAGACTACGACAGCAAGAGGAGAGACGTCCCCTATCGTCCAGGGCAGGGCCTGAACGGATTCAGCCTTGACACGAGCCGGAGGCCTCGTGAGGAAAAGGCCCCCCCTGACCCCGAAGAGAGGGCCCCTCCTGAGAGGCCGCGGGTCGCTTTCCAGTCCCCCATCTTAGACTACAGCGCCGCCCTGGGGGCTCTgtctgctggaggaggtggCGTGGGGGCTGCCGGGCTGCAAGGCAGTGCAGCTGCTCCTCTCAGTGAAGACTTTCACAGAGGGATCCCCAGCACTCTTGGAGAAATAGTTGCACCCAG AATTGCAAGcgtccctcctcctcctcctccccccacaCTGACGGACACTTACAGAACGCCTTATGATGAGGCCTATTACTACTATGGAGCTAGGAACCCACTGGACCCCAGCCTGGCATATT ATGGACCTGGGGCATTGGGTGTCCAGCCTATACCTGTAGTGAACCCTCATTCTGGGGTGCAACTGCTGAACCCACAAAGCCACCTTGGGACTGGAACACA ACTAACAGGGCAAGGTAAATCTACATCTGGAATTGGCATTTTTCCAGTGGAGAAGCCCAGACAGCCGAAAGACAGCATGTTAAGTTACCAGGAGGCTCTGAAACAACAG ATCCAAGAGCAGCAGGAACGcaagaggagagagaaagaagagaaagagcGCTATGAATCCAAGCTGGAAGCAGAGATGAAGGCCTATGACCCCTGGGgcagaggaggagggggagccCCTCTTAAAGACGACCGGGGGAACCTCATCA CTGATCTGAATAGAATGCACAAGTCCAACGAAGAGGCGTACACAAACCCTGAGGCTCGCGACAAGAGAGCTGTGGTGTCTGTCAGCAGGAACGTAGCAACGCCCAGAGACGAAGCTCGAGCCCCCTCCGCACATCGAATATCGG GTTTTTCTTTTGCCCACACGTCACCCTTCGCTCGAGGCAATGTGTTTGCAGAGGTCCCCACCCCCCAGCAGCTCCATGAGCAAGACAAATACAAGGACTACCTCAAACAACAG ATCGAGGAAAAGCGGCGTAAGCAAGCGGAGGAGCGCGAGAGGCTCCGGctggaggaagagaaggaggaGAAGCGTCTGGCAGAGCAGAGGGCGAAGATCCAGAGGGAGTacgaggaggagctggagaggaaaaagcaaaaagagCTGGAG CAAAAGCTGAAGAACGAGGAGCTGGTGCAGCAGGCGGAGGAGCGCCGCCAGGAGGCCGAGCGGAAGAAGCGCGAGGCggaggagaaggagagagaatCTCTGCAGCGAGAGCAgtacgagagggagagacaggctAGACTGGAGGAG GTCCCACGGCAGCCATCTCCTCCGATTCCAGCCTTGCAGAAGAGGATGAGCTCCCAGCAGACTCCCAGACCCCCGTCTATCGACAGCCGCCACTCGACCGCTGTGTCT GAACGCTCGCAATCGGGCGCTCGCTCCCCGCCAGTGCCCGCCAGGAGGAACCAGCTGCGAGCAGCAG aggaccagcagggggtgatCAGCGAGCTGTCGGTCCTGAGGAAGCAGCTGCGCAGTGAGCAGCGCCGGCTCGAGGGGCAGCTCCTGCATCTGGACCACGAGGATCTGGACACGCCTTTGTCTGGCAG GCGCAGAGACAAGGCGCAGGTGGATGTGTTTGACATGGCCAGACTGCGCATGCAAGCTCCTGTCCGGAGACCGTCCACCAGAGCGCTCGAGCCCATGAACATCCAGAACATCAGGGAATTCAACCAGCTCAAATACAGAGGCAA CGAGTCCCGGGAAGAGGTGCGCCAGGCGTACCCCGACCCCCCCAGCGACGACCGCGGCCTGGAGATCCAGCAGCAGGCCCTTCTCCGCGAACAGCAAAGGAGGATCAACTCgctgaggaggagaggaggcacTG ACGATTTTGAATTCTCTCATGCGGGACATCAAAAACATCACTTG AGAATGGACTCTGCAGCAAAGCCCTTGAGAGGATCACTGTTAGAATCCGAGAGTGCTTTCATTG GTACCGCTGGAGAGACGGTCGCAGTGCTGCCAGACACTGACCAGAGCACACGGCAACTGTCTGCAAGGGAGCGCAGGAGACAACACAAGAAGATGGACTTTGATCCT GATAAGGGGGCGCCCAGAGAGCTGAGAGACCCTGCAGCGGAGGCAGACGCATACTCTCTGGCCAGCCTCAATATGGACCAGCTCAGGGATCGCAACGAGCGCAGGATGAGACGCCTGGAGGACCTGAGCCATCAGAGCTGGAGGACTG